The Aspergillus luchuensis IFO 4308 DNA, chromosome 7, nearly complete sequence genome has a segment encoding these proteins:
- a CDS encoding uncharacterized protein (COG:S;~EggNog:ENOG410QA1C;~TransMembrane:1 (n4-14c19/20o43-65i)), whose translation MHPFSILTLGIFVAGYITARWDLVTRLYELAIFAWDHGVVTRTAKGFLLLSVFFFLLVLPINHIAATEGELHPRYVHLGVSAREQLRRRGSF comes from the exons ATGCACCCCTTTTCCATCCTCACTCTCGGTATCTTCGTAGCGGGCTACATCACCGCGAGGTGGGATCTTGTTACTCGCCTATACGAATTGGCTATATTCGCCTGGGATCACGGCGTTGTG ACACGGACCGCAAAGGGTTTCCTCCTCTTATcagtattcttctttcttctcgtaCTTCCTATCAATCACATAGCTGCGACTGAGGGTGAATTG CACCCTCGATACGTGCACCTGGGCGTCTCCGCGCGCGAACAACTACGCCGTCGAGGCTCCTTTTGA
- the GPI1 gene encoding phosphatidylinositol N-acetylglucosaminyltransferase subunit Q/GPI1 (COG:G;~EggNog:ENOG410PFBS;~InterPro:IPR007720;~PFAM:PF05024;~TransMembrane:9 (i236-256o262-282i347-365o371-395i407-429o435-455i467-492o512-537i549-568o);~go_component: GO:0016021 - integral component of membrane [Evidence IEA];~go_function: GO:0017176 - phosphatidylinositol N-acetylglucosaminyltransferase activity [Evidence IEA];~go_process: GO:0006506 - GPI anchor biosynthetic process [Evidence IEA]) encodes MLMSDGLLRVFWPYDLPRSSSPGVIVGWRNSEVDFFVLTVLEDVEPRNVDNALRAGILFRNSPHPIVRIFALCGRSAMHVLGSTNSPDPPTAFNPSHLYVTTSSSGKVPRIFCPPETNLSVQVIMFHRPHPTRMEYMSLEPISLALGDKVFGSDKSDAVSDKIDTEEESDKAQAGMLVEKLKLHTVVKHVPSSKEQALPLIINQVNCAYEMGKLMEKNSHLVGIRVKRSMSVGERVVESATTLWDLFVLGVSYVFWQWIWPVITRIFIVGLVFHRTIAEIVLQILEWRARPDAAALKDISATAQQVDIRLQQFCYWPIQYVKLRQRKDNWESVTTSHPDYIRFYNSLWLVANDVIIGIALGSYIIDNANWVAFQISFILTGYTVEGLQGTISWLMDWPAGLKLNNELAAFLGDLFLWVIENWAACIANLQPYLPHIIYVVGCSSFAGASMPIALFSDLISILTVHIYSFYIASARIFNWQLTIIISLFHLFRGKKRNVLRNRIDSCDYDLDQLLLGTILFTVLFFLLPTVIVFYLAFASARMLIISLKAALDTCLAFLNHFPLFALMLRVKDSRRLPGGIRFELREEHDKASTSKSSVTVPYIHLESIPLTLRAMFDQYFQLGHRLRKHYLSPQVIFCLVTGRFVPPIHRRNLYGMQYSMLPARRASMTEVWSMLTQPRKTSSSSSSSSSMVGGMGTAANGILKVPGAFGQGELRRRGHR; translated from the exons ATGCTCATGAGCGATGGGTTGCTACGGGTATTTTGGCCATACGATCTTCCCCGGTCATCGTCGCCAGGAGTGATTGTTGGATGGCGGAATTCAGAGGTGGACTTTTTCGTTCTGACAGTCTTGGAAGATGTGGAG CCCCGGAATGTCGACAACGCTTTGCGGGCGGGGATTCTTTTCCGCAATAGTCCCCATCCTATCGTGCGCATATTCGCTCTATGTGGACGTTCGGCTATGCATGTCCTAGGATCGACTAATTCGCCAGATCCGCCAACGGCTTTCAATCCGTCCCATCTCTATGTTACTACGAGTTCGTCAGGCAAGGTCCCTCGGATCTTCTGTCCGCCGGAAACAAACTTGTCTGTCCAGGTTATCATGTTTCATCGGCCCCATCCTACCAGGATGGAATACATGTCTTTGGAACCGATCTCTTTGGCATTGGGCGACAAGGTGTTTGGCTCGGATAAGTCAGATGCTGTATCCGACAAGATTGATACCGAAGAGGAGTCGGACAAGGCTCAAGCTGGAATGCTggtggagaagttgaagctCCACACGGTGGTCAAGCATGTTCCGTCGTCTAAAGAACAGGCCCtacccctcatcatcaaccaggTCAACTGCGCTTATGAGATGGGGAAGCTTATGGAGAAGAATAGCCATTTGGTAGGCATCCGTGTCAAGAGAAGCATGAGTGTGGGTGAGCGGGTTGTAGAATCCGCTACTACGCTATGGGATCTGTTCGTTCTCGGCGTTTCCTATGTCTTCTGGCAGTGGATCTGGCCTGTAATTACCCGCATATTCATTGTTGGGCTTGTGTTCCATCGCACGATTGCAGAGATTGTCCTGCAGATTCTCGAATGGCGCGCTCGTCCTGATGCCGCTGCTCTGAAAGACATATCTGCGACAGCTCAGCAGGTGGATATTCGATTACAGCAGTTCTGTTACTGGCCCATACAATATGTGAAACTACGCCAGAGGAAAGATAATTGGGAGAGTGTGACTACGAGTCATCCGGACTACATTCGCTTCTACAACAGCTTGTGGCTTGTCGCCAACGATGTGATTATTGGAATTGCACTAGGGTCATACATTATCGACAATGCCAACTGGGTCGCCTTTCAGATCAGTTTCATCTTGACAGGCTATACAGTGGAAGGGCTACAGGGTACTATTTCCTGGCTCATGGACTGGCCGGCTGGCCTTAAGCTCAATAACGAACTCGCCGCGTTCTTGGGTGACCTTTTCTTGTGGGTCATTGAAAATTGGGCGG CTTGCATCGCCAACTTGCAACCTTACCTACCACATATTATTTACGTTGTCGGCTGTTCCAGTTTCGCCGGGGCAAGTATGCCAATTGCCCTGTTTTCCGACCTCATATCTATCTTGACAGTGCATATCTACTCTTTCTACATCGCATCTGCCCGGATTTTTAACTGGCAACTTACCATCATTATCTCGcttttccatcttttccGCGGCAAGAAGCGAAACGTGCTTCGCAACCGTATAGATTCATGCGATTACGATCTTGACCAACTACTTCTTGGGACCATCTTGTTCAccgttcttttcttccttctacCCACAGTTATCGTCTTCTATCTCGCCTTCGCGAGCGCGCGGATGTTGATAATTTCACTTAAGGCAGCTCTCGATACCTGCTTGGCATTCTTGAATCATTTCCCGCTTTTCGCACTGATGCTCCGAGTCAAGGACTCACGGAGACTGCCAG GTGGGATACGATTCGAACTTCGTGAAGAGCACGACAAGGCCTCGACAAGCAAGTCGAGCGTCACTGTGCCTTATATTCACCTCGAG TCTATCCCTCTTACTCTCCGTGCTATGTTTGATCAGTACTTCCAACTGGGTCATCGCCTACGGAAACATTATCTTTCCCCACAAGTCATCTTCTGCCTTGTGACTGGCCGCTTTGTGCCTCCTATCCACCGCCGCAACCTGTACGGCATGCAGTACAGCATGCTTCCTGCGCGCCGGGCGAGCATGACTGAGGTATGGTCGATGCTGACACAGCCTCGCAAGaccagtagtagcagcagcagttcctCGTCCATGGTTGGAGGCATGGGAACTGCAGCGAATGGGATACTGAAGGTTCCAGGGGCATTTGGCCAAGGCGAACTGAGGAGGCGAGGGCATCGATAG
- the MDM35 gene encoding uncharacterized protein (COG:S;~EggNog:ENOG410PSKT;~InterPro:IPR007918;~PFAM:PF05254) — MSASIAPECNDIKEKYDTCFLKWYSEKYLRGNTTSNDCDELFKKYRACLNLALKERGIDTMLDDARKSAKESEAEYTRKS, encoded by the exons ATGTCAGCATCAATCGCCCCCGAGTGCAATGATATCAAAGA AAAATATGATACATGCTTCTTGAAATGGTACAGCGAAA AGTACCTCCGTGGCAACACCACCTCTAATGATTGCGACGAGCTTTTCAAGAAGTACAGGGCTTGTTTGAAT CTCGCACTGAAAGAACGGGGTATCGACACCATGCTTGATGATGCTCGCAAGAGTGCGAAGGAGAGCGAAGCTGAATACACGCGGAAAAGCTGA